A region of Solanum dulcamara chromosome 7, daSolDulc1.2, whole genome shotgun sequence DNA encodes the following proteins:
- the LOC129894397 gene encoding uncharacterized protein LOC129894397, whose product MLFHFDLKEFQEKVSTQFRPWQRSFQFWVRAADIYTGYKVFQVRASLEKDVKKQEVMWEKQHEVAADKIYSMCSELGGFFLKVAQIVGKPDLAPAPWVKRLVTLCDQAPTTPYNVIKVVLEKELGQSVDELFEYFDKDPLGSASIAQVHRARLKGDKNDVVVKVQHPGVQELMMTDIRNLQAFALYIQKTDVKFDLFSVTKEMEKQISYEFDFVREAEAMARIQHFLCQNNKKSPVRVPHVIRDMVSRRAIVMEYIDGIPILKIGDEMEKRGVNPDGKLAVAAKQNILKNLSLAYGQMILKSGFFHADPHPGNIMICKGSEVALLDYGQVKDLPDELRLGYARLVLAIADNDPLRASESYRDLGIETLSKCENEQKEMLRLAQTMFDTKLPPGVTMLQPFAEESSIKKIAVKAFPEELFSVLRTVHILRGLSVGLGINFSCAEQWRPIAEEVLYVAGRLTAKDLKQVHRRGASRRRFWR is encoded by the exons ATGCTTTTCCATTTTGATCtcaaagaatttcaagaaaaggtcTCTACTCAGTTTCGACCTTGGCAACGCTCTTTTCAGTTCTGGGTTCGTGCTGCTGATATTTATACTGGTTATAAA GTATTTCAGGTAAGAGCAAGTCTCGAGAAGGATGTGAAGAAACAAGAGGTGATGTGGGAGAAGCAGCACGAGGTTGCTGCTGACAAGATATATAGCATGTGTTCTGAGCTTGGTGGGTTTTTCCTCAAG GTTGCCCAAATAGTTGGGAAGCCAGACTTGGCGCCAGCTCCATGGGTCAAGAGGCttgttactctatgtgatcaaGCACCAACTACACCATACAATGTGATTAAGGTAGTGCTTGAGAAGGAGTTGGGTCAAAGTGTTGATGAGTTGTTTGAATACTTTGACAAGGATCCTCTAGGCTCTGCTTCAATTGCTCAG GTTCATCGAGCAAGACTCAAAGGTGACAAGAATGATGTTGTCGTCAAG GTCCAACATCCTGGAGTTCAGGAATTGATGATGACTGATATCCGCAACTTGCAAGCCTTTGCATTATATATTCAGAAGACAGATGTGAAGTTTGATCTGTTCTCCGTTACCAAGGAAATGGAGAAACAG ATTAGCTATGAATTCGACTTTGTGAGGGAGGCTGAAGCTATGGCAAGAATTCAGCATTTCCTTTGCCAGAATAACAAAAAGTCCCCTGTTCGGGTACCTCATGTGATACGAGACATGGTCAGCAG GAGGGCTATAGTGATGGAATACATTGACGGGATTCCCATTTTGAAGATAGGAGATGAAATGGAAAAGAGAGGCGTGAATCCTGATGGCAAGTTAGCGGTAGCTGCAAAACA GAATATCCTTAAAAATTTGTCACTTGCTTATGGACAAATGATACTCAAGAGTGGTTTCTTCCATGCAGATCCTCATCCGGGAAACATTATGATCTGTAAAGGTTCTGAG GTTGCATTGCTTGATTATGGGCAAGTGAAGGATCTACCTGATGAACTGAGGCTTGGATATGCGCGGTTGGTTCTTGCGATTGCCGATAATGACCCTTTGAGGGCATCAGAGAGCTACAG GGATCTTGGTATCGAGACCTTGAGCAAATGCGAGAATGAACAAAAAGAAATGCTTAGGCTGGCGCAAACAATGTTTGACACAAAATTACCGCCTGGAGTTACAATGCTCCAACCTTTCGCAGAAGAATCTTCAATAAAAAAGATTGCTGTTAAG GCTTTTCCAGAAGAGCTGTTTTCTGTTCTCCGTACTGTCCACATCTTGAGAGGACTTAGTGTTGGTCTGGGAATTAATTTTTCATGTGCCGAGCAGTGGAGACCCATTGCTGAAGAAGTTCTGTATGTTGCAGGAAGACTTACAG CTAAAGATCTGAAGCAAGTACATAGACGTGGAGCTTCTAGAAGAAGATTTTGGAGATAA
- the LOC129895115 gene encoding 30S ribosomal protein S21, chloroplastic-like encodes MALFLSSSFLDPSLSSPNNQNTTNSHPKTGQLSTIRVVPFCVPALSITSSLITPVLKLDKDNSDHLFPSLSFSNILFFKSAYNVQVIAGENEPEEKLIGRFRREVLRAGVIQESKRRRFFESTQEKKKRKSRDAARRNRKRRPQPKALLWGTKEPLKVEGYRSDEDKWDLIEVESPYT; translated from the exons ATGGCCCTTTTTCTGTCATCCTCCTTCTTGGACCCTTCACTTTCTTCTCCCAACAACCAAAACACTACAAATTCCCATCCAAAAACTGGGCAACTCAGTACTATTCGTGTCGTCCCTTTCTGTGTTCCAGCTCTATCGATTACATCATCACTAATAACTCCAGTTCTGAAACTGGACAAAGACAACTCTGACCATCTCTTCCCTTCactttcattttccaatattCTCTTCTTTAAATCAGCATATAATGTTCAGGTTATAGCTGGGGAAAACGAGCCGGAAGAGAAGCTCATCGGCCGCTTCCGCAGAGAGGTGCTCAGAGCTGGAGTTATCCAAGAGAGTAAGCGCCGAAGATTTTTTGAATCTACTcaggaaaagaagaaaaggaagtCTCGTGATGCTGCCAGACGAAACCGCAAAAG AAGGCCTCAACCAAAAGCTCTACTATGGGGTACAAAGGAACCTTTGAAGGTTGAGGGTTATAGATCTGATGAAGATAAGTGGGACCTCATCGAGGTAGAATCACCCTATACTTGA